The following coding sequences are from one Papilio machaon chromosome 8, ilPapMach1.1, whole genome shotgun sequence window:
- the LOC106718275 gene encoding venom allergen 5: protein MHMKIIFIFALCGFVHSKLISLSCNQIRGIVDGHNFRRQQLAQGAVPGHPAASDMKYMVWDEELAAKARKWASNNVFEHNPDKTIGSGRFKTGENLYYFGSSNPDAKLNIEQGLSAWFDEYKDYSYGPMTRSLFDGSSQVQIGHYTQMAWADTTYVGCGLSQYSENSMKTFLLVCNYGPSGNILGQVPYTASEEGSEGLVCSIGDCSMPYGDNC from the exons ATgcatatgaaaattatttttattttcgcgTTATGCGGTTTCGTTCATTCAAAGT tgATAAGTTTATCGTGTAATCAAATTCGCGGTATTGTCGATGGTCACAACTTTCGTAGGCAGCAGTTGGCTCAAGGAGCGGTACCTGGACATCCCGCCGCCTCTGATATGAAATATATG gTTTGGGATGAAGAATTGGCTGCAAAAGCTAGGAAGTGGGCTTCGAATAATGTATTCGAACATAATCCAGACAAAACTATCG gcTCTGGTAGATTTAAAACAGGTGAAAACCTATACTATTTCGGCAGTAGCAATCCGGAtgccaaattaaatatagaacaagGTCTTAGTGCGTGGTTTGATGAATACAAAGACTACAGTTACGGTCCGATGACGAGAAGCCTATTTGATGGTTCATCACAAGTTCAAATTGGTCATTACACGCAG ATGGCGTGGGCTGACACAACTTACGTTGGTTGTGGATTATCACAATATTCGGAGAATAGTATGAAAACGTTCCTCCTTGTTTGTAATTACGGGCCAAG CGGTAACATCTTAGGGCAGGTGCCGTATACAGCGTCAGAGGAGGGCAGCGAAGGCCTTGTGTGCAGCATTGGAGATTGCAGCATGCCCTACGGGGATAATTGTTGA
- the LOC106718085 gene encoding putative serine protease K12H4.7, which translates to MRFLLLSCLMTLCWAEPRVLEPPIRVELEPPESSNLNTRNVLTSWITMPLDHFDPQNRETFQMRFMFNEEFFGGEGKPVFIMVGGEWAIAPGWLRAGNMYLMAQENQGYLIYTEHRYYGETLPYTEFTTENLRFLNVDQALADIAYFILELKKQERFANSKIILYGGSYAANMALWFKQRYPHLVEGVVASSGPIKGKVDFAGYLEVVHEAFKSEGGEQCISTIRQGIADTIAAMESILGRQSLEEAYRLCNPLNYDNELDLGYFSGLITWSFSGSVQRARPGTLLAICNNFATNIYGETPMKKIGGYIAATQNLGSCWATGFETFLRTYNTTSISRAWYYQTCTEYGYFQIAPKSGTVFDQLKWLDVAFYVEVCKQVFDQRFDEAFVYDAVDRVNLIFGGLNPDVNNTINIHGTVDPWHALGVYDRDLKEGSPTYTVPRASHCFDMQGWLSTDTILMTRVQQAARRLVARWLS; encoded by the exons Atg AGATTTCTTCTATTATCATGCTTGATGACGTTATGTTGGGCAGAGCCACGTGTTCTCGAGCCCCCAATACGAGTGGAACTAGAGCCACCAGAGTCTTCCAATCTCAATACAAGAAATGTCCTCACTAGTTGGATAACCATGCCGCTAGATCACTTTGACCCACAAAACAGAGAGACATTTCAAATG cgGTTCATGTTCAATGAGGAATTCTTCGGTGGAGAAGGCAAGCCGGTGTTCATAATGGTGGGCGGCGAGTGGGCTATTGCCCCGGGTTGGCTGCGCGCCGGAAACATGTACCTCATGGCGCAGGAGAATCAGGGATACCTTATTTATACAGAACATCGCTACTATGGGGAGACACTGCCATATAC AGAATTTACGACTGAGAACTTAAGATTTCTGAACGTGGACCAAGCTTTGGCAGACAtcgcatattttattttagaattgaAAAAGCAAGAACGCTTCGCGAACAGTAAAATCATCTTGTACGGGGGTTCATATGCCGCGAACATGGCTCTATGGTTCAAACAGAGATATCCTCACTTGGTTGAGGGCGTTGTCGCCTCCAGTGGCCCTATCAAGGGAAAAGTTGATTTTGCCG GTTATTTAGAGGTTGTTCACGAAGCATTTAAATCCGAAGGGGGCGAGCAATGTATATCAACCATAAGACAAGGAATTGCCGATACAATTGCAGCAATGGAGAGCATACTGGGCAGACAATCACTTGAAGAAGCGTATAG GCTTTGCAATCCTCTGAACTATGACAACGAACTGGACTTAGGTTACTTCTCGGGGCTCATAACGTGGTCTTTCTCCGGATCGGTGCAGCGCGCACGTCCCGGCACGCTACTAGcaatttgtaacaatttcgCCACTAACATTTACG GAGAAACCCCAATGAAAAAAATTGGCGGTTACATAGCCGCGACTCAAAACCTAGGTTCATGTTGGGCTACTGGATTCGAAACTTTTCTAAGGACATATAATACCACTTCTATTT CGAGAGCGTGGTATTACCAGACGTGTACAGAATACGGGTATTTCCAGATAGCACCGAAATCTGGCACAGTGTTCGATCAGTTAAAATGGCTCGACGTTGCATTTTATGTTGAAGTATGCAAGCAGGTTTTCGATCAAAG GTTTGACGAGGCGTTTGTATACGATGCGGTGGACCGcgtcaatttaatatttggcGGTTTGAATCCCGATGTGAACAACACCATCAACATCCACGGTACCGTAGACCCGTGGCATGCCCTCGGCGTCTATGACAGGGATTTAAAAGAAGGTTCTCCTACCTATACAGTTCCAAG GGCGTCTCATTGTTTCGACATGCAAGGCTGGCTGAGTACAGACACCATTCTAATGACACGGGTGCAGCAAGCCGCTAGAAGATTGGTGGCGCGTTGGCTGTCTTGA
- the LOC106718265 gene encoding venom allergen 5: MVNFKIILLLAICGFTRAKLINLSCKQIRAFVDGHNARRLQLVKGQVPGQPPASDMKLMMWDNELEAKAAKWASRNHFAHNPDKTIGSHRFHTGENLYWYATTDLTHKLDVESSLRSWFDEHLYYSYGPLTMRDFNKSSKKQIGHYTQMAWANTMYVGCAISQYTKNNFKEFLVVCNYGPGGNYIGQKPYESRRRHASANALICGAKNCSQRYGDRC; this comes from the exons ATggtgaattttaaaatcattcttCTACTCGCAATATGCGGTTTCACTCGTGCTAAAT TGATAAATCTGTCGTGTAAACAAATCCGTGCATTTGTCGATGGTCACAATGCTCGGAGGTTGCAACTGGTAAAGGGTCAGGTGCCTGGACAGCCTCCCGCTTCTGACATGAAGCTCATg aTGTGGGATAATGAATTGGAGGCTAAAGCGGCGAAATGGGCGTCTAGAAATCATTTCGCACACAATCCAGACAAAACAATCG GTTCCCATAGGTTTCATACTGGTGAAAATCTTTATTGGTATGCGACAACAGACTTAACTCATAAGTTAGACGTAGAGAGCAGTCTTAGATCTTGGTTTGACGAACATCTTTACTACTCGTACGGACCTTTGACTATGCGCGATTTTAACAAGTCGTCAAAGAAGCAGATCGGACATTACACTcag atggCGTGGGCAAACACGATGTATGTTGGATGTGCTATATCCCAATACacgaaaaataactttaaagaaTTTCTTGTTGTTTGCAATTACGGCCCAGG tGGTAACTACATTGGGCAGAAGCCGTACGAGTCCCGGCGGCGACATGCCTCCGCAAACGCTCTCATTTGTGGCGCCAAAAACTGCAGCCAACGATACGGCGATagatgttga